In uncultured Ilyobacter sp., a genomic segment contains:
- a CDS encoding transposase — protein MNKDYLNIYANFLIASSKYAHSTDLQKITEDRYSKDKIYRFLSSGEFCEKNFWLTIKPILKSIQNNNACISVDDTIIEKPHTKENDVVSYCYDHTKSKCVKGVNLLSVTYKTSEASLPINYRVIRKNKISTDHDTNKTKKKSALTKNQHFRNMLKTIKGNKIKYRYVLADSWFSSNENFKYIHNDLDKCFVFAVRSNRLFKFTGEDDSQYRKLSSFDFLPETAYAIEFKGVSFPLYLSKQVFKNEDGKEAVLHLVTNDEYLSYDNMVKIYQKRWDIEVYHKSLKQNCSLGKSSVRTVKTILGHIFCSIYAYVLLEKLKLKKKQNQFKLSTTYYLMGLEKTFKSLSLDLKSA, from the coding sequence ATGAATAAAGACTACTTAAATATTTATGCTAATTTTTTAATTGCATCTTCAAAATATGCTCATTCTACAGATCTTCAAAAAATAACAGAAGATAGATACTCTAAGGACAAAATATACCGTTTTTTAAGTTCTGGTGAATTTTGTGAAAAAAACTTTTGGTTAACGATTAAACCTATCCTTAAAAGTATCCAGAATAATAACGCCTGTATATCTGTAGATGATACTATTATTGAAAAACCTCACACGAAAGAAAATGATGTTGTTTCCTATTGCTATGACCACACCAAATCTAAATGTGTTAAAGGTGTAAATTTACTTTCTGTTACCTACAAAACAAGCGAGGCTTCTCTACCAATCAATTACAGAGTTATCAGAAAGAATAAAATTTCAACTGACCATGACACCAATAAAACAAAAAAGAAGTCAGCTCTTACAAAAAATCAACATTTTAGAAATATGCTAAAGACTATTAAAGGCAATAAAATTAAGTATAGATACGTCCTAGCAGACTCTTGGTTCTCTTCCAATGAGAATTTTAAGTATATCCACAATGATTTAGATAAATGTTTTGTTTTCGCTGTAAGATCAAATAGACTTTTTAAATTTACAGGAGAAGACGACTCCCAATACAGAAAGTTATCATCTTTTGATTTTCTACCTGAAACAGCTTACGCGATAGAGTTTAAAGGGGTTTCTTTCCCATTATATTTATCGAAGCAGGTCTTCAAAAATGAAGATGGAAAAGAAGCTGTTTTACACCTTGTAACAAATGATGAATACTTAAGTTATGACAATATGGTTAAGATCTACCAAAAAAGGTGGGATATCGAAGTATATCATAAATCATTAAAACAAAACTGTTCCCTAGGAAAATCCTCAGTAAGAACAGTGAAGACAATACTAGGTCATATATTTTGTTCAATCTATGCTTATGTATTGTTAGAAAAACTAAAGTTAAAAAAGAAACAAAATCAATTTAAATTAAGCACTACATACTATTTAATGGGTTTAGAAAAGACATTTAAATCATTATCTCTTGATTTAAAATCCGCTTAA
- a CDS encoding replication initiator protein A has protein sequence MAVEENNILDKFNITSSGSLIDDIKKVDIKMNEVPDIEVREVVIKETGNFLNLQENIINIPIEMIVFPFFTPQKQNKRVNFQYSFEDLGVTMYCTLVAKDSRDEVFQPSIFEEKIYTYLISMYEMKKEINDTDEYIEFEISDFIVNFLGNKMNRNYYSKVEQALKNLKNTEYQFVVSNHTKLGKYKFEDEEFKLLTYQKLKKGKKVYYRVTLNKNIRKKIKDKRYIKYNSKALLEILAKDPIAGRIYKYISKIRYEKAEDTINLRTLAAIVPLKTEQVTERFNKNGEVKTYVLSRMKQVLKRIEKAFKALKDLGYVEKYKTLYKKDEDNYYIQYKFNPEKDGTCHISSFVESANKKPKELLDWSTEPSENKKIKISKDDIIDAEIVETVKSKTVSRLKKSLKEDEKMTSDIYGDLSDELIEKILKAKRNIYVSKAWNKRVDNKILKIVHEDGEDLALEILNILYKRLNTEIKSTLVQYINGIIKNLRKDEMESIKKASRQNLTLFNQGSRDKPLTSKKKINQSRRRLKKPTITSVKDIMDTPESVNNVIREFDKYDDYQKLKIEEKALQICSKEEKIDVNFLLTLKSKSKTIYLNTIRKYIQTVLEDGEWRS, from the coding sequence ATGGCTGTTGAAGAAAATAATATTTTAGATAAATTTAATATTACCTCCAGCGGGTCTTTAATAGATGACATAAAAAAGGTCGACATCAAAATGAATGAAGTTCCTGATATAGAGGTCAGAGAGGTCGTTATCAAGGAAACAGGTAACTTTTTGAATTTACAGGAAAACATAATAAATATCCCAATAGAGATGATTGTTTTCCCATTTTTTACCCCTCAAAAGCAAAATAAAAGGGTTAATTTTCAGTATTCATTTGAAGACCTAGGGGTTACAATGTATTGCACCCTTGTTGCGAAAGACTCTAGGGATGAGGTATTTCAACCATCTATTTTTGAAGAAAAAATATACACTTATCTCATATCAATGTATGAGATGAAAAAAGAGATAAATGATACAGACGAATATATAGAGTTTGAAATATCAGATTTTATCGTAAATTTTTTGGGAAACAAGATGAACAGGAACTATTACTCTAAAGTCGAACAGGCTCTCAAGAATCTCAAAAATACAGAATATCAGTTTGTTGTATCAAATCATACAAAACTTGGAAAATATAAATTTGAAGATGAGGAATTTAAACTTTTAACTTATCAAAAGCTAAAAAAAGGAAAAAAGGTATATTATAGGGTAACTTTAAATAAAAATATAAGAAAAAAAATAAAAGATAAAAGATATATAAAGTATAATTCCAAGGCACTTTTAGAAATTTTGGCAAAAGATCCAATTGCAGGTAGGATATATAAGTATATAAGTAAGATAAGATATGAAAAGGCTGAGGATACAATCAATCTAAGAACTCTTGCCGCCATAGTTCCACTGAAAACAGAGCAAGTTACAGAAAGATTTAATAAAAATGGTGAAGTAAAGACATATGTTCTAAGCAGAATGAAACAGGTACTAAAAAGAATAGAAAAAGCCTTTAAGGCTCTAAAAGATCTTGGATACGTTGAAAAATACAAAACCTTATATAAAAAAGACGAAGATAATTATTATATTCAGTATAAATTCAACCCTGAAAAAGATGGAACATGTCATATATCCAGTTTTGTAGAGTCGGCAAATAAAAAACCTAAAGAACTTCTGGACTGGAGCACAGAACCTTCTGAAAACAAGAAAATTAAAATTTCTAAAGATGACATAATAGATGCGGAAATAGTAGAGACAGTAAAATCCAAAACTGTAAGCAGACTTAAAAAATCCCTAAAAGAAGATGAAAAAATGACTTCAGATATCTATGGAGATTTATCAGACGAGCTTATTGAAAAAATATTGAAAGCAAAGAGAAACATATATGTTTCTAAGGCTTGGAACAAAAGGGTAGACAATAAAATTTTGAAGATAGTACATGAAGACGGGGAAGATCTAGCCTTAGAGATACTCAATATTCTTTATAAAAGACTGAATACCGAGATAAAATCCACACTGGTTCAATATATAAACGGAATAATAAAAAATCTTAGAAAAGATGAGATGGAAAGTATAAAGAAAGCATCTAGACAAAACCTGACACTTTTCAATCAAGGAAGCAGAGACAAGCCTCTCACAAGTAAGAAGAAGATCAACCAATCACGTAGAAGACTAAAAAAACCAACTATTACAAGTGTGAAGGATATAATGGATACCCCTGAATCAGTAAATAATGTTATAAGGGAATTCGATAAATATGACGACTATCAAAAGCTGAAAATAGAGGAAAAAGCTCTTCAAATATGCTCTAAAGAGGAGAAAATTGATGTTAATTTTCTTCTGACACTAAAGTCTAAATCTAAAACAATATATCTAAACACCATCAGAAAGTATATACAGACTGTTCTTGAAGATGGAGAATGGAGGTCTTGA
- the yaaA gene encoding S4 domain-containing protein YaaA, producing MKKVKITSEFIKLDQFLKWADVTSSGVEAKYLVQDGEVMVNGEPEERRGRKLYPGDTVEVMGKKFIVE from the coding sequence TTGAAAAAAGTTAAAATAACAAGTGAGTTTATAAAATTAGACCAGTTTTTGAAATGGGCTGATGTGACATCTAGCGGAGTAGAAGCAAAATATCTTGTCCAAGATGGAGAAGTTATGGTAAACGGAGAGCCAGAAGAAAGAAGAGGGAGAAAACTTTATCCTGGAGATACTGTGGAAGTTATGGGTAAAAAGTTTATAGTTGAATAG